One genomic region from Danio aesculapii chromosome 24, fDanAes4.1, whole genome shotgun sequence encodes:
- the fzd8a gene encoding frizzled-8a has protein sequence MECYLLGIYLFLALALLPRSSGTTAKEITCQEIAVPLCKGIGYNYTYMPNQFNHDTQDEAGLEVHQFWPLVEIQCSPDLKFFLCSMYTPICLEDYKKPLPPCRSVCERAKAGCAPLMRQYGFPWPDRMRCDLLPVQGAPDTLCMDYNRTDSTTVSPVLSKPTNYPSKAINPHKKKSGRPGGGPKVNKPCEPGCQCRAPMVAVNSDRHPLYNRVKTGQIPNCAMPCHNPYFTQDERTFTAFWIGLWSVLCFISTFATVATFLIDMERFKYPERPIIFLSACYMFVSIGYIVRLIAGHEKVACNREYDVEHIHYETTGPALCTVVFLLIYFFGMASSIWWVILSLTWFLAAGMKWGNEAIAGYSQYFHLAAWLIPSMKSIAVLALSSVDGDPVAGICYVGNQNLDNLRGFVLAPLVIYLFIGTMFLLAGFVSLFRIRSVIKQGGTKTDKLEKLMIRIGIFTVLYTVPATIIVACYFYEQHNRQSWEITHNCSCLLEQEIKRPDYAVFMLKYFMCLLVGITSGVWTWSGKTLESWRSFCTRCCWGSKGSGGSMYSDVSTGLTWRSGTASSVSCPKQMPLSQV, from the coding sequence ACTACACATACATGCCGAACCAGTTCAACCACGACACGCAGGATGAAGCCGGCTTGGAGGTGCACCAGTTCTGGCCTCTGGTGGAGATCCAGTGCTCCCCGGATCTCAAGTTCTTCTTGTGCAGCATGTACACCCCGATATGCCTGGAGGACTATAAGAAACCTCTGCCGCCGTGCCGGAGCGTCTGCGAGAGAGCCAAGGCGGGCTGCGCCCCGCTCATGCGGCAGTACGGCTTCCCTTGGCCGGATCGGATGAGGTGCGATTTGCTGCCCGTGCAAGGAGCCCCAGACACGCTGTGCATGGACTACAACCGAACCGACTCCACCACGGTGTCGCCGGTGCTATCCAAACCCACCAACTACCCCAGCAAAGCCATTAATCCGCACAAAAAGAAAAGCGGGCGGCCAGGCGGCGGACCCAAGGTGAATAAGCCCTGCGAGCCGGGCTGCCAGTGTCGCGCACCGATGGTGGCGGTAAACAGCGACCGACACCCGCTCTACAACCGCGTCAAGACGGGTCAAATCCCGAACTGCGCCATGCCCTGTCACAACCCGTATTTCACACAGGACGAGCGGACTTTCACGGCCTTCTGGATCGGACTTTGGTCCGTGTTGTGCTTCATATCCACCTTCGCCACAGTCGCCACCTTCTTAATCGACATGGAGCGGTTTAAATACCCAGAGCGCCCTATTATTTTCCTCTCGGCGTGCTACATGTTTGTGTCGATCGGGTATATCGTGCGATTGATCGCCGGGCACGAAAAAGTGGCGTGCAATCGGGAGTATGACGTGGAGCACATTCACTACGAGACCACCGGCCCCGCGTTGTGCACTGTTGTGTTTCTGCTCATCTACTTCTTCGGGATGGCCAGCTCCATATGGTGGGTCATCCTCTCGCTCACCTGGTTCCTCGCGGCGGGCATGAAGTGGGGCAACGAGGCCATCGCAGGATACTCTCAGTACTTTCACCTGGCCGCTTGGCTCATCCCGTCCATGAAGTCTATAGCCGTCCTCGCGCTGAGTTCGGTGGACGGAGATCCGGTCGCCGGGATCTGCTACGTCGGCAACCAGAACTTGGACAACCTGCGGGGCTTCGTTCTGGCGCCCCTGGTCATATACCTGTTCATAGGCACCATGTTTCTTTTGGCTGGATTTGTGTCGCTTTTTAGGATCAGGAGTGTCATTAAGCAGGGGGGCACTAAAACGGACAAGCTGGAGAAGCTGATGATCCGAATCGGGATTTTCACGGTGCTCTACACGGTTCCCGCCACCATCATCGTGGCGTGTTATTTCTACGAGCAGCACAACAGACAGAGTTGGGAGATCACTCATAACTGTTCGTGTTTACTGGAGCAGGAGATCAAGAGGCCGGACTATGCCGTCTTCATGCTCAAATACTTCATGTGCCTTCTGGTGGGCATCACCTCTGGAGTTTGGACCTGGTCCGGTAAGACCCTGGAGTCCTGGAGGAGTTTCTGCACGCGCTGCTGTTGGGGCAGCAAGGGCTCCGGTGGCTCCATGTACAGTGACGTAAGCACGGGATTAACGTGGAGGTCCGGTACCGCCAGCTCTGTGTCGTGCCCCAAGCAGATGCCTTTGTCCCAGGTCTGA